The Desulfuromonas acetexigens genome has a segment encoding these proteins:
- a CDS encoding Fur family transcriptional regulator, with protein MKNHQTHYAYLKIQELTKACRLNGLPVTPQRQAVLEALARRDNHPSADELFEDVKLLIPGISRTTVYRVLETLVKIGVAQKISTHESRARFDADTSRHAHLICVGCGLLIDFDGFEDRDLMQTPRDSHGFRLLNYSVQFTGLCPDCLNGMAPSRPTGTIVPMNNHKEER; from the coding sequence ATGAAAAATCATCAGACCCATTATGCTTATCTGAAAATCCAGGAACTGACCAAGGCCTGTCGACTTAACGGGCTCCCCGTAACCCCACAACGACAGGCGGTCCTCGAAGCCCTTGCCCGCCGTGACAATCATCCGAGCGCCGACGAACTCTTCGAGGACGTCAAGCTGCTGATCCCCGGGATTTCCCGGACGACGGTCTACCGGGTTCTCGAAACCCTGGTAAAAATTGGCGTGGCGCAAAAAATCAGTACCCACGAATCCCGCGCCCGTTTCGACGCCGACACCAGCCGCCACGCCCACCTCATCTGCGTCGGCTGCGGACTGCTCATCGATTTCGACGGTTTCGAAGACCGCGACCTGATGCAGACTCCCCGCGACAGCCATGGTTTTCGCCTGCTGAATTACTCCGTCCAATTCACCGGACTCTGTCCCGATTGCCTGAACGGCATGGCGCCGTCCCGGCCAACAGGAACCATCGTGCCCATGAACAATCACAAGGAGGAAAGATGA
- a CDS encoding rubredoxin-like domain-containing protein, translated as MKKWRCVICDYIHEGSEPPDTCPECGAGKDNFEEVEE; from the coding sequence ATGAAAAAATGGCGTTGTGTTATCTGTGACTATATTCACGAAGGATCCGAGCCCCCCGATACTTGCCCTGAATGTGGCGCCGGGAAGGATAATTTCGAAGAAGTCGAAGAATAG
- a CDS encoding tetrathionate reductase family octaheme c-type cytochrome, with protein sequence MRNVKLPHTLLLALTFVAATATAAFATDHSEFFDKPFKSGPEVTAKCLECHEDAATEVMKSSHWTWSAPQEIDGKKVNRGKTNAINNFCVSVNANWPRCTSCHIGYGWKDASFDFTKAENIDCLVCHDTTGSYKKTATGAGHPDEAVDLMYVARNVGAPKRENCGSCHFFGGGGDAVKHGDLDSSMEYPEKSVDVHMAADGNDFTCQTCHETSGHHITGNAMVVSPGNASHIGCEKCHTEAPHKESVLNQHGAAVACQTCHIPVFAKEEATKTSWDWSTAGKDFKEEKDEYGRSTYTKAKGHFTWGKKIVPTYAWYNGSAGAYLLGDKMDPSKETLLSYPKGEITDAKAKIFPFKVHTGKQPYDKKHNILITPKVFGDDGFWKTYDWDQAAKLGMAASNLPFSGDIGFAETKMYWAINHMVSPKEEALGCLDCHGDQARMDWKALGYEGDPLRTGKSRAEK encoded by the coding sequence ATGAGGAACGTCAAATTGCCACACACCCTGCTACTGGCCCTGACTTTTGTTGCGGCGACTGCCACGGCGGCCTTTGCCACCGATCACAGCGAGTTTTTCGACAAGCCCTTCAAGAGCGGGCCGGAAGTGACGGCCAAATGCCTCGAGTGTCATGAAGATGCCGCCACCGAGGTGATGAAGTCGAGCCACTGGACCTGGTCGGCCCCCCAGGAAATCGACGGCAAAAAAGTCAATCGCGGCAAAACGAATGCGATCAACAATTTCTGCGTTTCAGTCAACGCCAACTGGCCGCGCTGCACCAGTTGTCACATCGGCTACGGCTGGAAAGACGCCTCTTTCGATTTCACCAAGGCCGAAAACATCGACTGCCTGGTCTGCCACGACACCACCGGTTCCTATAAAAAGACCGCGACCGGCGCCGGGCATCCCGATGAAGCTGTCGATCTGATGTATGTCGCCCGCAACGTCGGTGCACCCAAGCGGGAAAACTGCGGCAGCTGTCACTTCTTCGGCGGCGGCGGCGACGCCGTGAAGCACGGCGATCTCGATTCGAGCATGGAATATCCCGAGAAGTCCGTGGATGTGCACATGGCCGCCGACGGCAACGATTTCACCTGCCAGACCTGCCATGAGACCTCCGGGCATCACATCACCGGCAACGCCATGGTCGTCTCCCCGGGCAACGCGTCGCACATCGGCTGCGAAAAATGCCACACCGAAGCGCCGCACAAGGAAAGCGTCCTCAACCAGCACGGCGCGGCAGTCGCCTGCCAGACCTGCCATATTCCCGTCTTCGCCAAGGAAGAGGCGACGAAAACGTCCTGGGACTGGTCGACGGCGGGGAAGGATTTCAAGGAAGAGAAGGACGAGTACGGCCGCTCGACCTACACCAAGGCCAAAGGGCATTTCACCTGGGGCAAGAAGATCGTTCCCACCTATGCCTGGTATAACGGTTCGGCCGGCGCCTACCTCCTTGGCGACAAAATGGATCCTAGCAAGGAAACCTTGCTGAGCTACCCGAAAGGGGAGATCACCGACGCCAAGGCGAAGATCTTCCCGTTCAAGGTCCATACCGGTAAGCAGCCCTACGATAAAAAGCACAACATCCTGATTACCCCCAAGGTCTTCGGCGACGACGGTTTCTGGAAGACCTACGATTGGGACCAGGCCGCCAAACTCGGCATGGCCGCGAGCAATCTCCCCTTCAGCGGGGACATCGGCTTCGCCGAAACCAAGATGTACTGGGCCATCAACCACATGGTTTCGCCCAAGGAAGAGGCACTCGGTTGCCTCGACTGCCACGGCGACCAGGCACGCATGGACTGGAAGGCTCTGGGCTACGAAGGCGACCCCCTGCGCACCGGCAAAAGCCGCGCGGAGAAGTAA
- a CDS encoding AAA family ATPase — protein MAKKIFIASTGQNSGKTTTSISLIHLAKQKYGKVGFIKPFGPKPTVFQGRTMDKDAALMAGVFELTDDLDFMSPVVLHGDSTRRVLDGELSADAFLADIRNAVAELEKRCDFLVIEGSGHSGVGSVIGMSNARIAKEVQAPVMIIAGGGIGNTFDSVSLNLALFRQEQVEVKLVLLNKLIPSKRQSSLDYLRRAFGPQPFRVDGGFNYSPVLANPTLLRIAKILDAPLRGDLREATRIAHHVQLGAASAQRVADLLKDSSLVMVNSSRDELMVMLASLYKLPEYRKKIAGLVIPGLAPVQAITQKILDDSHVPYIRTEMTNSEAFLRVTSDVSKITVEDREKIDLIKSLSETEIDFAAIDALL, from the coding sequence ATGGCCAAGAAAATCTTTATCGCTTCGACCGGACAGAATTCAGGCAAGACCACCACCAGCATTTCCCTTATCCATCTGGCGAAACAGAAATACGGGAAGGTCGGCTTCATCAAGCCCTTCGGTCCCAAGCCGACGGTCTTTCAGGGGCGGACCATGGACAAGGATGCCGCGCTGATGGCCGGGGTTTTCGAGTTGACCGATGATCTCGATTTCATGTCGCCGGTGGTGTTGCACGGCGATTCGACCCGCCGCGTTCTCGATGGGGAACTCTCCGCCGATGCTTTCCTCGCCGATATTCGCAACGCCGTGGCGGAGTTGGAAAAGCGCTGCGATTTTCTGGTAATCGAAGGCTCCGGACACAGCGGCGTCGGTTCGGTGATCGGCATGAGCAACGCCCGTATCGCCAAGGAGGTACAGGCGCCGGTGATGATTATCGCCGGCGGCGGTATCGGTAATACCTTTGACTCGGTGAGCCTCAACCTGGCTCTCTTCCGCCAGGAGCAGGTGGAGGTCAAGCTGGTGCTGCTCAACAAGCTCATTCCGAGCAAGCGCCAATCCAGCCTCGATTACCTGCGCCGTGCTTTCGGCCCCCAGCCCTTCCGTGTCGACGGCGGCTTCAACTATTCGCCGGTGCTCGCCAACCCGACCTTGTTGCGCATCGCCAAGATTCTTGACGCCCCCTTGCGCGGTGATCTGCGTGAGGCGACCCGTATCGCCCACCATGTGCAGTTGGGCGCCGCCTCAGCCCAGCGCGTCGCCGATCTGCTCAAGGATTCGAGTCTGGTGATGGTCAACAGCTCCCGCGATGAACTAATGGTGATGCTCGCCTCGCTCTACAAGCTGCCCGAGTACCGCAAAAAGATCGCCGGTCTGGTCATCCCCGGGCTGGCGCCGGTGCAGGCGATCACCCAGAAGATTCTCGACGACAGCCATGTCCCCTACATTCGCACGGAGATGACCAACTCCGAGGCCTTTCTGCGGGTCACCAGCGACGTTTCCAAGATTACCGTCGAAGACCGGGAAAAGATCGATCTGATCAAATCCCTCTCCGAAACGGAGATCGACTTTGCCGCCATCGACGCCCTTTTGTAA
- a CDS encoding ferritin-like domain-containing protein, with protein MSFVTMDDIIKFAVKQEEAAYNLYKNAAAISKSISAKKMFEEMAREEAGHKEVFGKMSVEKAEHYKKIKISDLKISQYLADVPLKPDMTYQEILIYAMKAEENAYQLYTNAAASVEDPQLQKVLNVFADVEKGHKIKIEKIYDEHVLTEN; from the coding sequence ATGTCATTCGTAACCATGGACGATATCATCAAATTCGCCGTGAAACAGGAAGAGGCGGCCTACAATCTTTACAAAAATGCCGCGGCGATTTCCAAAAGCATCTCGGCCAAGAAAATGTTCGAGGAAATGGCTCGCGAGGAAGCGGGGCACAAGGAAGTCTTCGGCAAGATGAGTGTGGAAAAGGCCGAACATTACAAAAAGATCAAAATTTCCGACCTGAAGATCAGCCAGTACCTGGCCGATGTTCCCCTCAAACCGGACATGACTTATCAGGAAATCCTCATCTACGCCATGAAGGCCGAGGAAAACGCTTATCAGCTCTACACCAACGCGGCCGCTTCCGTCGAAGATCCGCAACTGCAAAAGGTGCTCAACGTCTTCGCCGACGTCGAAAAGGGGCATAAGATCAAGATCGAGAAGATCTACGACGAACATGTCCTTACGGAAAACTGA